A genomic window from Silene latifolia isolate original U9 population chromosome Y, ASM4854445v1, whole genome shotgun sequence includes:
- the LOC141627893 gene encoding uncharacterized protein LOC141627893, whose protein sequence is MKDILTKKRTSDNVKTIEFTAECSALLQNKSPPKLKDPGSFSIPCTTGTYTIDKALCDIGACVSVMPYTICENLNMGVLTCTSVTFQTADRSIKRPLGVLEDVSAKVRNFFIPVDFIVLEMAEDAQIPIILGRPFLHTASVVIDVKNGKLTLKVGYDKVTYNLNNAMKSPMLEEACYSIKVIVAIDVIVDDSLPRSLRKYPLEALFLLESFAGYGDIRGDEINDLEVELDGEELPLENNSQLIGLVATSNKVEVQKPELKPLPLNLKYAFLDESEMFPVIVSAHLNEIQLSSLLDV, encoded by the coding sequence atgaaagacattttaactaagaagaggacttcTGATAATGTTAAAACTATAGAATTCACCGCCGAGTGTagtgctcttttgcaaaacaagtcccctcctaagttaaaagatcctGGTAGCTTTTCCATTCCATGCACCACTGGCACCTACACCattgataaagctttatgtgatATAGGTGCTTGTGTGAGCGTGATGCCTTACACTATTTGTGAAAACTTGAACATGGGTGTCTTGACATGTACTAGTGTCACCTTTCAAACGGCGGACCGTTCTATAAAACGCCCTTTGGGTGTTTTGGAGGATGTGTCCGCTAAGGTTAGAAATTTTTTTattccggttgattttattgttcttgaaATGGCCGAGGATGCtcaaatcccaatcattttgggaaggcCGTTTTTACACACCGCGAGCGTggtaattgatgtcaagaatgGTAAATTAACCTTGAAAGTAGGTTATGACAAGGTCACTTATAATTTGAACAATGCCATGAAAAGTCCAATGTTAGAAGAGGCATGTTATTCCATAAAAGTCATAGTTGCTATTGATGTTATAGTTGATGACTCATTACCTCGATCTTTAAGGAAATatcccttggaggcactcttTTTGTTGGAATCTTTTGCAGGTTATGGTGATATTAGAGGTGATGAAATTAATGATTTGGAGGTAGAGCTAGATGGAGAGGAGCTACCATTAGAAAACAACTCTCAATTGATAGGTTTGGTTGCTACTTCTAACAAGgttgaggtacaaaaacccgaaCTTAAACCCCTCCCTTTGAATTTGAAATACGCTTTTCTTGACGAGTCGGAAATGTTTCCGGTCATAGTTAGTGCCCACTTGAATGAGATTCAATTGTCTTCATTGTTGGATGTGTAG